A window of Lentibacillus sp. Marseille-P4043 contains these coding sequences:
- a CDS encoding YhcN/YlaJ family sporulation lipoprotein, which translates to MDKLIVSLLFTATLLVGCTNSNEDAQSDDLNTQSVNYETDNEQESRLGERDDKDGYPQSDQSDTNAAKGNRNYSDIFVNDESDKIYNQLIKRKEIKQAQVASVDDKVVVAVMLNDHTDHNIRDMIEQETQKIVPNKQIVVYTDDIHWDRVNNLKARLGPKNAAENVKDEIKDLFNMND; encoded by the coding sequence ATGGATAAATTAATTGTTTCTTTGCTTTTCACAGCAACATTGTTGGTCGGATGTACCAATTCAAATGAAGATGCCCAAAGCGATGACCTAAATACGCAATCCGTGAATTATGAAACAGACAATGAACAGGAAAGTCGATTAGGTGAACGGGATGACAAAGATGGATACCCACAGAGTGATCAGAGTGATACAAATGCAGCAAAAGGGAACCGTAATTACTCCGATATTTTTGTTAATGATGAGTCGGATAAAATCTATAATCAGCTCATTAAACGGAAGGAAATAAAACAGGCACAAGTTGCTTCGGTGGATGATAAAGTTGTTGTCGCGGTGATGTTAAATGATCATACCGACCATAATATTCGGGATATGATTGAACAAGAAACGCAAAAAATCGTACCAAATAAACAGATTGTTGTGTACACAGATGATATTCATTGGGATCGAGTAAATAATTTAAAAGCCCGTTTAGGACCTAAAAACGCAGCAGAAAATGTAAAAGATGAAATTAAAGATTTATTTAACATGAATGATTAA
- a CDS encoding YebC/PmpR family DNA-binding transcriptional regulator: protein MAGHSKWKNIQRRKNAQDAKKGKIFMRHAKDIYLAAKAGGGDPTTNATLRLTIDKAKADNMPNDNIDRAIKKATGTLDGANYEEITYEGYGPGGVAVIVNILTDNKNRTAAEVRHAFKKNGGNLGENGSVSFMFDRKGYIVIENEDGSIDEDEITLEAIEAGADDIVVEDGAYEIYTTPDNYDAVCDYLRNNDYELADAEITLFPQTYNTLPEEDQEKMMNLIDALEDNEDVQDIHHNLEETD from the coding sequence ATGGCTGGTCATTCTAAGTGGAAAAATATACAACGAAGAAAAAATGCTCAGGATGCGAAAAAAGGAAAAATTTTCATGCGTCATGCGAAGGATATTTATTTGGCCGCAAAAGCAGGTGGTGGGGATCCGACTACAAATGCTACACTACGCCTGACAATAGATAAAGCAAAGGCAGATAATATGCCAAATGATAATATTGATCGCGCTATTAAAAAGGCAACCGGAACGCTTGATGGTGCCAACTATGAGGAAATTACGTATGAAGGTTATGGCCCTGGTGGAGTAGCAGTTATTGTAAACATTTTAACAGATAACAAAAATAGAACCGCAGCAGAAGTTCGGCATGCCTTTAAGAAAAATGGTGGTAACCTAGGTGAAAATGGAAGTGTATCTTTCATGTTTGATCGTAAGGGTTACATTGTAATCGAAAATGAAGATGGATCGATCGATGAAGACGAAATCACCTTAGAAGCAATTGAAGCAGGTGCTGATGATATTGTTGTTGAAGATGGTGCATATGAAATATACACAACACCTGATAATTATGATGCTGTTTGTGACTATCTGCGTAATAATGACTATGAATTAGCCGATGCAGAGATTACACTATTTCCCCAAACATATAATACACTACCCGAAGAAGATCAAGAGAAAATGATGAATTTAATTGATGCTTTGGAAGATAATGAGGACGTTCAGGACATCCATCATAACTTGGAAGAGACAGATTAA
- the ruvA gene encoding Holliday junction branch migration protein RuvA → MIAYIKGIVTYIHDDSVIMDVQGVGYEIMCANPFVFQTLLNQETLIYTYHHVREDAQVLYGFKHQDEKSLFTKLLQVSGIGPKGALAILGSVNVGDFVAAVEREDDKFLTSFPGVGKKTARQVILDLKGKLTTMLSLEAQPEITETSKTASSNQEMQEAQEALKTLGYSDREIKAIMPKLQNEAIENTDEIIRKALGLLVKN, encoded by the coding sequence ATGATTGCATATATAAAAGGTATTGTTACATATATACATGATGATTCTGTTATAATGGATGTTCAAGGGGTTGGGTACGAAATAATGTGTGCCAATCCTTTTGTGTTTCAGACATTACTAAATCAGGAAACGCTTATCTATACTTATCATCACGTTCGTGAGGATGCACAAGTATTATATGGGTTTAAACACCAAGATGAAAAATCACTTTTTACGAAGCTACTCCAAGTGTCAGGCATCGGACCTAAAGGAGCGCTAGCGATCTTAGGATCTGTTAATGTTGGTGATTTTGTTGCAGCGGTTGAACGTGAGGATGACAAATTTTTAACTAGCTTTCCTGGAGTTGGTAAAAAAACAGCAAGACAAGTAATATTAGATCTAAAAGGAAAATTAACAACGATGCTTTCACTGGAAGCACAGCCGGAAATCACAGAAACGAGTAAAACAGCTTCAAGCAACCAAGAGATGCAAGAGGCGCAAGAAGCATTAAAAACATTAGGATATTCTGATCGGGAAATAAAAGCGATAATGCCAAAATTACAAAATGAAGCGATCGAGAATACCGATGAGATCATTCGCAAAGCATTGGGATTATTGGTGAAAAATTAG
- the ruvB gene encoding Holliday junction branch migration DNA helicase RuvB, which yields MDERMVTGELQAEDSTVELSLRPTTLNQYIGQQKVKDNLSIFIQAAKMREEPLDHVLLYGPPGLGKTTLAAIIANEMGVQFRSTSGPAIERAGDLAAILSSLEPGDVLFIDEVHRLPRSVEEVLYAAMEDFFIDIVIGTGPSARSVRIDLPPFTLVGATTRAGLLSAPLRDRFGVLSRLEYYDADALCSIVERTAEIFQTTITKDAAVEVARRSRGTPRIANRLLKRIRDISQVKGEVAISLETTELALQMLQVDDVGLDHIDHKLLKGIIEGFQGGPVGLDTIAATIGEESQTIEDVYEPYLLQIGFIQRTPRGRIVTPKAYQHFGIQGKEME from the coding sequence ATGGATGAGCGCATGGTTACAGGTGAATTACAAGCAGAAGATTCGACTGTTGAGCTTAGTCTTCGCCCCACAACTTTAAATCAATATATCGGTCAACAAAAAGTAAAAGATAATCTGAGTATTTTCATCCAAGCAGCAAAAATGCGGGAAGAGCCCCTCGATCATGTTTTACTATATGGTCCACCAGGATTGGGAAAAACAACGCTTGCAGCAATCATTGCGAACGAAATGGGTGTTCAATTTCGGTCGACTTCAGGCCCAGCAATCGAACGGGCTGGTGATCTGGCGGCAATCCTTTCTTCGTTAGAGCCTGGTGATGTATTGTTTATCGATGAGGTTCATCGCTTGCCAAGATCAGTAGAAGAAGTGCTATACGCTGCGATGGAGGACTTTTTTATTGATATCGTCATTGGCACAGGACCAAGTGCGAGGTCTGTTCGTATAGACTTACCGCCATTCACATTAGTTGGAGCAACAACAAGGGCAGGTCTTTTATCCGCGCCATTACGCGATCGATTTGGAGTCCTAAGCCGCTTGGAATATTATGATGCAGACGCTCTATGTTCCATTGTCGAACGTACTGCAGAGATATTTCAAACAACCATTACAAAAGATGCGGCTGTTGAAGTGGCTAGACGATCAAGGGGAACACCACGTATTGCTAATCGATTGCTAAAACGAATTCGTGATATTTCTCAAGTTAAAGGTGAAGTAGCGATTAGTCTGGAAACAACAGAACTTGCTTTACAAATGTTACAGGTAGATGATGTAGGGTTAGACCATATCGATCATAAACTGTTAAAAGGTATTATTGAAGGATTTCAAGGTGGACCGGTTGGGTTAGATACTATTGCAGCAACGATCGGTGAAGAGTCACAGACAATTGAAGATGTATATGAACCGTATTTACTACAAATTGGTTTTATCCAACGTACACCAAGAGGCAGAATCGTAACACCAAAAGCTTATCAGCATTTTGGCATACAAGGGAAAGAAATGGAATGA
- a CDS encoding DUF2905 domain-containing protein has translation MSIGKLFIILGITFVIIGIIWTFIGRLPGDISFKKGNFSFHFPIMTSIVVSIILSIIFYVLEVVQKVR, from the coding sequence ATGAGTATTGGGAAACTCTTTATCATTTTGGGGATCACATTCGTTATTATTGGCATCATTTGGACGTTTATCGGGAGACTACCTGGAGATATAAGCTTCAAAAAAGGAAACTTCTCCTTTCATTTTCCAATTATGACGTCGATTGTGGTCAGTATAATTTTATCAATCATTTTTTACGTGCTAGAGGTTGTTCAAAAAGTCCGGTAA
- the queA gene encoding tRNA preQ1(34) S-adenosylmethionine ribosyltransferase-isomerase QueA — protein MNIEDFDFDLPEELIAQTPLKDRTASRLLVLDREKNKIDHKHFADIKQYLNKGDCLVLNDTRVLPARLYGIKEDTGAKIEILLLHQQEKDNWEVLAKPAKKIKVGTELIFGDGKLKATCMDILDHGGRILEFHYEGIFYEVLDELGEMPLPPYIKEQLSEKERYQTVYAKEEGSAAAPTAGLHFTNDLLDEIRAMGVTIAFITLHVGLGTFRPVSVDNIDDHKMHSEFYHMTKETAETLTNIRENNGRIISVGTTSTRTLETIVRDNNGEFAEASGWTDIFIYPPYTFQAIDGLITNFHLPKSTLIMMVSALADRETILRAYDEAVKERYRFFSFGDAMLII, from the coding sequence ATGAATATAGAAGACTTTGATTTTGACTTACCAGAGGAATTAATTGCGCAAACACCGTTAAAAGATCGGACAGCCTCACGATTATTAGTATTGGATCGTGAAAAGAATAAAATAGACCATAAGCATTTTGCCGATATAAAACAGTATCTCAATAAAGGCGATTGTTTGGTATTAAATGATACACGAGTATTACCTGCGAGATTGTATGGGATCAAAGAGGACACTGGGGCAAAGATTGAAATATTGCTTTTGCATCAACAGGAAAAAGACAATTGGGAAGTACTAGCAAAACCAGCTAAAAAAATAAAAGTAGGCACAGAGCTTATTTTTGGCGATGGTAAGCTTAAGGCAACGTGTATGGATATATTGGACCATGGCGGACGAATTCTTGAATTTCATTATGAAGGGATTTTTTATGAAGTTTTAGATGAACTAGGTGAAATGCCATTGCCACCGTATATTAAAGAACAACTGTCGGAAAAAGAACGCTATCAAACAGTATACGCGAAGGAAGAAGGATCAGCGGCAGCTCCTACAGCAGGATTGCACTTTACAAATGACCTATTAGATGAAATACGTGCTATGGGTGTAACGATTGCATTTATTACGCTACATGTTGGTTTAGGAACATTTCGCCCTGTGAGTGTAGACAATATTGATGATCATAAAATGCATTCTGAATTTTATCATATGACAAAGGAAACGGCAGAGACGCTTACAAATATCCGGGAGAATAATGGTAGAATCATTTCGGTTGGCACAACATCAACGCGTACACTTGAGACAATTGTTCGCGATAATAATGGAGAGTTCGCTGAAGCTAGTGGCTGGACAGATATTTTTATTTATCCACCCTATACGTTTCAGGCTATTGATGGCTTAATTACGAATTTTCACTTACCAAAGTCTACTTTAATCATGATGGTAAGTGCCTTGGCAGACCGAGAAACGATTCTACGGGCATACGATGAAGCTGTGAAAGAACGGTATCGCTTTTTCAGTTTTGGTGATGCGATGCTAATCATATAG
- the tgt gene encoding tRNA guanosine(34) transglycosylase Tgt, whose product MQPITYELIKTCKQTGARLGKVHTPHGSFDTPTFMPVGTLATVKTMSPEELTEMNAKIILSNTYHLWLRPGEDIIQEAGGLHQFMNWDGAILTDSGGFQVFSLSDMRKIKEEGVHFRNHLNGEKLFLSPEKSMQIQNALGSDIMMAFDECPPYPATYDYMKTSVERTSRWAERCLRAHGRKNDQGLFGIIQGGEYEDLRKQSAQDLTSLDFPGYAIGGLSVGEPKEIMNRMLEFTTPLLPSDKPRYLMGVGSPDSLIDGAIRGVDMFDCVLPTRIARNGTCMTSNGRLVVRNAKYARDFSPIDENCDCHVCKNYSRAYIRHLIKCNETFGFRLTTYHNLYFLLNLMEQVRTAISEDRLGDFKEAFFEQYGFNQPNAKNF is encoded by the coding sequence ATGCAACCAATAACATATGAATTAATTAAAACATGTAAACAAACTGGCGCGAGACTCGGAAAGGTGCATACACCACATGGTTCGTTTGATACGCCAACGTTTATGCCTGTTGGTACACTTGCAACGGTAAAAACGATGAGCCCGGAAGAACTTACAGAGATGAATGCTAAAATTATTCTTTCCAACACGTACCATTTGTGGTTACGTCCTGGTGAGGATATCATTCAAGAAGCTGGTGGATTACATCAATTTATGAACTGGGATGGGGCAATTTTAACTGATTCGGGTGGATTCCAAGTATTTAGTTTAAGCGACATGCGTAAAATTAAAGAAGAAGGGGTTCATTTCCGTAACCATTTAAACGGAGAAAAATTATTTTTGTCACCGGAAAAATCGATGCAAATTCAGAATGCGCTTGGTTCGGACATTATGATGGCTTTTGATGAGTGTCCACCATACCCAGCAACCTACGACTACATGAAAACATCCGTTGAGCGAACATCACGCTGGGCAGAACGTTGTCTCCGGGCACATGGTCGTAAAAATGATCAAGGCTTATTTGGAATTATCCAAGGTGGTGAATATGAGGATCTTAGAAAACAAAGTGCACAGGATTTAACATCATTGGATTTTCCTGGATACGCGATTGGTGGCTTATCTGTTGGAGAGCCAAAAGAGATTATGAATCGGATGTTGGAATTTACTACACCACTTTTGCCAAGCGATAAGCCAAGGTATTTGATGGGGGTAGGGTCACCGGATTCTTTAATTGATGGCGCAATCCGCGGTGTTGACATGTTTGATTGTGTTTTACCAACACGAATTGCTCGAAATGGGACGTGCATGACATCTAACGGAAGACTTGTGGTAAGAAATGCTAAGTACGCACGTGACTTTAGTCCAATCGATGAAAATTGTGACTGTCATGTATGTAAAAATTATTCACGTGCATATATCCGTCACTTAATTAAATGCAATGAAACATTTGGATTTAGGCTAACTACTTACCATAATTTATATTTTCTGTTAAACTTAATGGAGCAAGTACGAACAGCGATAAGCGAGGATCGACTTGGCGATTTTAAGGAAGCATTCTTTGAACAGTATGGTTTTAATCAACCGAATGCAAAAAACTTTTAG
- the yajC gene encoding preprotein translocase subunit YajC: MDMLIQLSPIILMFVIFYFLLIRPQQKRQKQVRQMQSDLKKGDNVVTIGGFHGSIHQIDENIIVVESGDGTKLTFDRSAIREVKTTS; this comes from the coding sequence ATGGACATGCTTATTCAATTATCACCAATCATTTTAATGTTTGTTATTTTCTATTTCTTGCTCATTCGTCCACAACAAAAACGACAAAAGCAAGTTAGACAAATGCAATCGGATTTGAAAAAAGGGGATAACGTTGTGACAATTGGTGGGTTTCATGGATCGATTCACCAAATTGATGAAAACATTATCGTTGTGGAATCAGGCGATGGTACAAAGCTAACTTTTGACCGTTCAGCGATTCGTGAAGTGAAAACAACTAGCTAA
- a CDS encoding TIGR04086 family membrane protein yields the protein MKKQQFIALMYGWIVILGLILLTSFVLGLLLRFTSMDETTLSWVSLAVGLIALFIGGIVAGVKGKKKGWVIGAITGLGFTLFTFLVQYLGYQQTFSLEQSLHHAGFVAAALVGGVIGVNIFVADKKS from the coding sequence ATGAAAAAACAGCAATTTATCGCTTTAATGTATGGCTGGATCGTAATACTCGGTCTAATCCTTTTAACTAGTTTTGTGTTAGGATTGTTGCTTCGGTTCACTAGTATGGACGAAACAACATTGTCGTGGGTGTCACTTGCAGTTGGATTAATCGCTTTATTTATTGGTGGGATCGTTGCTGGAGTTAAAGGAAAGAAAAAAGGCTGGGTTATCGGTGCTATAACTGGCTTAGGATTTACACTTTTTACATTTTTGGTGCAATATTTAGGCTACCAGCAGACATTTTCATTAGAACAGTCCCTACATCACGCAGGCTTTGTAGCAGCAGCGCTTGTCGGAGGAGTAATTGGTGTAAATATTTTTGTCGCTGATAAAAAATCATGA
- a CDS encoding ArsB/NhaD family transporter yields the protein MDVVLASIIFIVSYAFIMTEKINRAVVALFGGVLLLVCGIYSADDVFMNYIDWNTIALLFSMMVLISITEKTGLFSFIAIRFAQRIRGKPIPLLVGASILTAIGSALLDNVTTVLIFVPIILKITKLLNLPSFPYLLAIIFSSNIGGAATLIGDPPNIMIGQAVDHLTFLSFITHLAPLALIVFSVMLASIVLLFRRTLTVGNINESKLENIDAAAQLIKTPMLYKSIIVLGLTIIGFLMQSLLHIELTAIALSGALLLLLLTEKEIATEHIFEKVEWVTLFFFIGLFALVGGLQEVGIIDELARAIILTTDGDFSKTAIFVLWAAGLFSGIVDNIPFVAAMIPVVQEFESYGLVYLDPIWWSLALGACLGGNATLVGASANVVVAGLAEGENEKVPFIRFMLYGIPFVLFSLIISSVYIYVRYLIPYTGQAF from the coding sequence ATGGATGTTGTACTTGCTTCTATAATCTTTATTGTTAGTTATGCCTTCATTATGACGGAGAAAATCAATCGAGCTGTTGTAGCTTTATTTGGTGGTGTATTGCTGTTAGTATGTGGGATATATTCGGCTGATGATGTATTTATGAATTATATTGATTGGAATACAATCGCTTTATTGTTTTCAATGATGGTACTTATTTCGATAACAGAGAAAACTGGATTATTTTCATTCATTGCAATTCGTTTTGCTCAACGGATACGAGGAAAACCTATTCCATTGTTAGTTGGGGCGAGTATTTTAACGGCGATTGGCTCGGCTTTATTGGATAATGTTACAACGGTGTTAATTTTCGTGCCGATTATTTTAAAAATAACAAAATTATTAAACCTTCCATCATTCCCGTATTTACTAGCAATCATTTTTAGTTCAAATATAGGTGGGGCTGCAACCCTTATCGGTGATCCACCAAATATTATGATCGGTCAAGCTGTTGATCACTTAACCTTTTTATCCTTTATAACTCATTTGGCGCCACTAGCATTGATTGTGTTTTCGGTTATGTTAGCATCCATTGTTTTATTATTCCGTAGAACTTTAACAGTGGGTAATATAAATGAGTCAAAACTTGAAAACATTGATGCCGCTGCTCAGTTAATCAAAACGCCCATGTTATATAAGTCTATTATAGTACTAGGGCTGACGATAATAGGTTTTTTAATGCAATCGCTGCTACACATCGAATTAACAGCGATTGCGTTATCTGGGGCGCTTTTGTTATTACTCTTAACAGAGAAGGAAATAGCTACCGAACATATATTTGAAAAAGTTGAATGGGTTACACTGTTTTTTTTCATTGGACTTTTCGCCCTTGTTGGCGGATTGCAGGAAGTTGGAATAATTGATGAACTAGCAAGGGCTATTATTTTGACGACGGATGGAGATTTTTCAAAAACAGCTATTTTCGTTTTGTGGGCTGCCGGATTGTTTTCTGGTATTGTTGATAATATTCCATTTGTTGCTGCAATGATTCCGGTTGTTCAGGAGTTTGAAAGTTATGGTCTCGTTTATTTGGATCCAATATGGTGGTCACTTGCTTTAGGAGCTTGTTTAGGCGGGAATGCTACATTAGTTGGCGCATCTGCAAATGTTGTAGTAGCAGGTCTTGCGGAAGGGGAAAATGAAAAAGTCCCATTTATACGTTTTATGCTTTATGGCATTCCTTTTGTGTTATTCTCACTGATAATTTCATCCGTTTACATTTATGTACGCTATCTAATTCCATATACAGGACAAGCTTTTTGA
- the spoVB gene encoding stage V sporulation protein B has product MTKQTFLQGTLILIAAGMISRFLGFINRMVLARFMGEEGVGLYMMALPTLFLIMTLTQLGLPVAISKRVAEAEARNDRVKVKKILVVSLIVTAISSVFFTIGMIIAAPFIASLTDERTLYPLIAISPIIPITAISSILRGYFQGKQNMKPQSYTLVIEQVVRITSVALFIKLLLPFGVEYAAAGAMFSVILGEFISLLVMIQIFKHKKNITIRYRFFNYLKSSKDTLKELFSIALPSTGSRLISSFSNFLEPILVAQSLAAAGISSSLATKQYGELTGFALPLLFLPTFITQSLSIALVPSISEAEANKHNQLIHYRIHQSIRISFASGAIATIVLTLFSVPILTYMYGTGNASKFLVLMAPFFLLLYIQAPLQSALQALDLAKPAMWNSLIGAICKFTVLILLASNPKFGIMGAAIAMSASVVLVTLLHLAALHKEIRYSIPLKDITKMILLLIITWLVGNFLKNIYGLMDTNIFVFLSILVILSGIYIILLFLLRFITKAELKQIPILQKWI; this is encoded by the coding sequence ATGACCAAACAAACATTTCTACAAGGTACACTGATATTAATTGCTGCAGGCATGATCTCCCGCTTTTTAGGTTTTATTAACCGAATGGTACTTGCTCGTTTTATGGGAGAAGAAGGTGTTGGTCTTTACATGATGGCACTGCCAACACTATTTCTCATTATGACATTAACACAACTAGGTTTGCCAGTGGCCATATCCAAACGAGTTGCAGAAGCGGAAGCGAGAAATGATCGGGTAAAAGTTAAAAAGATTCTTGTTGTCTCGTTAATTGTTACCGCAATTTCCAGTGTTTTTTTCACGATTGGAATGATTATAGCAGCACCATTTATTGCATCATTAACGGATGAGCGTACATTATATCCATTAATCGCCATAAGTCCAATTATTCCAATTACTGCAATTTCATCTATTCTGAGAGGGTATTTTCAGGGTAAACAAAATATGAAGCCACAAAGTTATACCCTCGTAATTGAGCAAGTAGTGCGGATCACTAGCGTTGCTCTATTCATCAAGCTACTACTACCGTTTGGCGTTGAGTATGCTGCTGCAGGCGCAATGTTTAGCGTGATTCTAGGCGAATTTATCTCCTTACTCGTGATGATTCAAATTTTTAAACATAAAAAGAATATAACGATCCGCTATCGATTTTTCAACTATTTAAAGTCAAGTAAAGACACACTAAAAGAATTATTTTCTATTGCCCTACCAAGTACAGGCAGTCGATTAATAAGTTCATTTTCTAACTTTTTGGAACCAATATTAGTTGCTCAGAGCCTAGCTGCCGCTGGTATTTCTAGCAGTTTAGCAACAAAGCAATATGGAGAACTAACGGGATTCGCTCTACCACTCTTATTTTTACCAACTTTTATTACACAATCCCTATCAATTGCTTTAGTTCCATCCATATCTGAAGCAGAAGCAAATAAACATAACCAGTTAATTCACTATCGGATCCATCAATCCATTCGTATCTCATTCGCTTCGGGAGCGATTGCAACGATTGTCTTGACACTTTTTTCCGTTCCAATTTTAACATATATGTATGGGACAGGAAATGCAAGCAAATTTCTAGTGCTTATGGCCCCTTTTTTCCTGTTGCTTTACATTCAGGCTCCACTGCAATCTGCATTACAAGCATTGGATTTAGCAAAACCTGCTATGTGGAATAGCCTGATTGGAGCAATTTGTAAATTTACCGTACTTATTTTATTGGCATCCAATCCGAAATTCGGTATCATGGGTGCAGCTATAGCAATGTCAGCAAGTGTTGTATTGGTTACATTGCTGCATCTTGCGGCACTGCACAAAGAAATACGTTACTCGATTCCATTAAAAGACATTACTAAAATGATCCTTTTATTAATTATTACTTGGTTAGTTGGCAACTTCTTAAAGAACATTTATGGTTTAATGGATACAAATATTTTTGTCTTCCTATCTATCCTAGTAATCTTATCTGGTATTTACATCATACTACTATTTTTATTAAGATTCATCACAAAAGCAGAACTAAAGCAAATTCCGATACTGCAAAAATGGATTTAA
- a CDS encoding post-transcriptional regulator: MEIVRNVDDWKSLLKPALDSKTSELKLLGYSQVTNDDIWNCLVQKVWKGNPSKRLYEVTQDIFHLASNVYMSYLTVSAYQDDDLMASIAALTGDQQPIDE, encoded by the coding sequence TTGGAGATTGTGCGGAATGTTGATGATTGGAAATCGCTTTTGAAACCAGCTTTGGATAGTAAAACAAGTGAATTGAAACTATTGGGATATTCACAGGTAACAAATGACGACATTTGGAATTGTTTAGTGCAAAAAGTTTGGAAAGGTAATCCGTCAAAACGTTTATATGAAGTAACGCAGGATATTTTTCATCTTGCATCAAATGTATATATGAGTTATTTAACGGTGAGTGCCTACCAAGATGATGATTTAATGGCGTCTATTGCTGCGTTAACTGGGGATCAGCAGCCAATAGATGAGTAA